From a region of the Methanolobus tindarius DSM 2278 genome:
- a CDS encoding PAS domain-containing sensor histidine kinase, whose product MDDGKPKIPESGNNLVFISRVGNNDLKYVEEAIEIASSSNLPILFIVSNPDDLFFKTIENEENVWYVKEPYSKIELKHTLEHLDSLLEKNDDQFRLITENVNDAIFVMDMKGDFSYFSPSIEKISGFTQDEAVKKNLSEWITKESYVYCVDMITHFATELSKGVVYDPPVFEIEIICKNSQTILAELTVNPIIDDNFNFKHFIGVLRDINSRRKAEERFRIAAQCVSDLIYEWDMKTDQMEWFGDIDKHLGYEQGEIKNNLDSWSEHVHPEDLPRVMKTIDAYRLNGESFDAEYRMINKDGKIKYWIEHGLPIYHRDTGKIQGTIGVCSDITEQKEIENALKRSEEMFRLIAENANDVIWMINEKGKLLYVSPSVQKLRGYSPEEIYEQDIENRIANESGLQAMKQWNEFFRKFKKGVVPDTPRKLEVEQPCKDGSTVWTEMHINPVLDDEGNFRYFLGITRDISERRKNEQELMEQKNMLDSIFDLAPIPMVLLNEEIIVENMNNACLEMLQRKKENMLGLKAGEVFDCINSEKGDGCGTNKECIKCIFNDSAIETFVTKKNIHKREGKTTILDPAGKTIQLNVLVSTAYIEIPDEPKIVVSVEDITARKMAEQATISSKLEAEQANRTKSEFLATMSHELRTPLNAIIGYSQMLQESNFGNMSEKQQRFASHISTSGKHLLELINDILDLSKVEAGKMDLYMETFDVNEVIKNVYNIIDPLAVKKNIELNFEIDQDISIYADKIRFKQIFYNLMSNAIKFTPNGGHVTVDISVNESFLKISVIDDGIGISKDKQIKLFTPFYQADSSTARTYQGTGLGLSIVKKIVELHGGTISVESEEGKGSNFSFTLPFLKE is encoded by the coding sequence GTGGATGATGGTAAGCCGAAAATCCCTGAATCGGGAAACAATTTAGTATTTATCTCCAGAGTTGGGAACAATGACCTGAAATACGTAGAAGAAGCAATAGAAATCGCATCCTCCAGCAATTTACCTATCCTGTTCATAGTATCAAACCCCGATGACCTCTTTTTTAAAACAATAGAGAATGAAGAAAATGTATGGTATGTTAAAGAACCATACTCAAAAATCGAACTCAAACACACACTTGAACATCTTGATTCCCTTCTTGAGAAAAATGATGATCAATTCCGCCTTATTACAGAAAATGTAAATGATGCAATTTTTGTAATGGATATGAAAGGAGACTTCTCCTATTTCAGCCCCTCCATAGAAAAGATCTCAGGATTTACACAGGATGAAGCTGTTAAGAAGAATCTTTCAGAGTGGATTACAAAGGAATCATATGTGTATTGTGTAGATATGATCACACACTTTGCAACTGAATTGAGCAAGGGAGTAGTTTATGATCCACCTGTTTTTGAAATAGAGATAATTTGTAAAAACTCTCAAACAATACTGGCAGAACTTACTGTCAATCCTATAATTGATGATAATTTTAATTTTAAACATTTTATAGGAGTTCTCCGTGACATCAATTCCAGGAGAAAAGCTGAAGAACGTTTCAGGATAGCTGCACAATGTGTTAGTGACCTGATATATGAATGGGACATGAAAACAGACCAGATGGAATGGTTTGGAGATATTGATAAACACCTTGGATATGAGCAGGGAGAAATCAAAAATAATCTTGATTCATGGTCAGAACATGTGCATCCCGAAGACCTTCCAAGAGTAATGAAGACAATAGATGCGTATCGTTTGAATGGTGAAAGTTTCGATGCCGAATACAGGATGATAAACAAAGATGGGAAAATCAAATACTGGATCGAACATGGTCTTCCAATTTATCACAGAGATACAGGAAAAATTCAGGGAACCATTGGCGTATGTTCCGACATTACTGAACAAAAAGAGATAGAGAATGCTCTGAAAAGGAGCGAGGAGATGTTCAGACTCATAGCAGAGAATGCCAATGATGTAATCTGGATGATAAATGAGAAGGGAAAACTCTTATACGTCAGCCCTTCTGTCCAGAAATTGAGAGGATACAGCCCTGAAGAAATCTATGAACAGGACATTGAAAACAGAATTGCAAATGAATCCGGCCTTCAGGCAATGAAACAATGGAATGAATTCTTCCGGAAATTCAAAAAAGGCGTAGTTCCCGATACACCCAGAAAACTGGAAGTTGAACAGCCATGCAAAGATGGATCTACAGTATGGACTGAAATGCACATCAATCCAGTACTCGATGATGAAGGCAATTTCAGGTATTTTCTTGGAATAACCCGTGACATCAGTGAACGGCGAAAGAATGAGCAAGAATTAATGGAACAAAAGAATATGCTTGACAGCATATTCGACCTTGCACCAATACCCATGGTACTGCTCAATGAAGAAATAATTGTAGAGAATATGAATAATGCATGTTTAGAAATGTTGCAGCGAAAAAAAGAAAACATGCTTGGCCTTAAAGCCGGAGAAGTGTTTGACTGTATAAATTCAGAAAAAGGCGATGGTTGTGGAACTAACAAAGAATGTATTAAGTGCATATTTAATGATTCTGCCATTGAAACATTTGTAACTAAAAAGAATATTCATAAAAGGGAAGGTAAAACCACGATACTTGACCCGGCTGGTAAAACCATTCAACTCAATGTACTGGTTTCAACTGCCTATATCGAAATTCCTGATGAGCCAAAGATAGTTGTCAGCGTAGAAGATATCACTGCAAGAAAAATGGCAGAGCAAGCAACTATTAGTTCAAAACTCGAAGCAGAACAGGCTAACCGTACTAAGAGTGAATTTCTGGCAACCATGAGTCATGAACTCAGGACGCCGCTAAATGCAATAATAGGTTATTCACAGATGCTTCAGGAAAGCAATTTTGGAAACATGTCTGAAAAACAGCAACGTTTTGCAAGCCATATTTCTACAAGTGGAAAGCACCTTCTGGAACTTATTAATGATATATTGGATCTTTCCAAAGTCGAAGCAGGAAAAATGGACCTGTATATGGAAACTTTTGATGTTAATGAAGTAATAAAAAATGTTTACAACATAATCGACCCTCTTGCTGTAAAGAAAAATATAGAGCTTAATTTTGAAATTGACCAGGACATTTCCATATATGCCGATAAAATCAGGTTCAAGCAGATATTTTACAACCTGATGAGCAATGCAATCAAATTCACACCAAACGGCGGGCATGTCACAGTAGACATTAGTGTAAATGAAAGCTTTTTGAAAATATCAGTCATAGATGATGGAATCGGGATTTCTAAGGATAAGCAGATAAAACTCTTTACACCATTCTATCAGGCAGATTCATCCACGGCAAGAACATACCAGGGTACAGGTCTTGGATTATCAATTGTGAAAAAGATTGTGGAGCTGCATGGAGGGACTATTTCTGTAGAAAGTGAAGAAGGAAAAGGAAGTAACTTCTCCTTCACATTACCCTTTTTGAAAGAATAA
- a CDS encoding 2-oxoacid:ferredoxin oxidoreductase subunit beta, with the protein MVSIEDYGNFETAWCPGCGNFAILKSIKQALVNLGRSPHEVLVASGIGQSSKTPHYLNCNGFNGLHGRSLPPATGAKIANHELTVIAVTGDGDCYGEGGNHFLHTVRRNPDITMIVHDNQIYGLTKGQASPTSEIGMKTKVQTHGVFNMPLNPLSLAISLDCSFVARGYAGKVSHLTSLIEKAIEHKGLSLVDVLQPCVSFNKLNTFKWYSERVYEMDDAGYELNDRVKAFEKSMEWGEKIPLGVFYVNEKPCFDDYLDVLKSGPLYKNPPATEKVNELIDGFI; encoded by the coding sequence GTGGTCAGCATAGAAGATTATGGTAACTTTGAAACAGCATGGTGTCCTGGATGTGGTAATTTTGCAATTCTGAAATCTATCAAGCAGGCACTTGTAAACCTTGGACGTTCACCTCATGAAGTACTGGTGGCATCAGGTATCGGTCAGTCAAGTAAAACCCCGCATTACCTTAATTGCAATGGTTTTAACGGACTTCACGGACGTTCATTACCACCTGCAACAGGTGCCAAGATTGCCAACCATGAACTTACTGTAATTGCTGTAACAGGTGATGGAGATTGTTATGGTGAAGGAGGGAACCATTTCCTGCACACCGTCAGAAGAAATCCTGACATAACAATGATTGTGCATGACAATCAGATTTACGGACTTACAAAAGGGCAGGCTTCGCCTACAAGTGAGATTGGTATGAAGACAAAGGTGCAGACCCATGGTGTGTTTAACATGCCACTGAATCCATTGTCTCTGGCTATATCTCTGGATTGTTCTTTTGTGGCCCGCGGGTATGCCGGAAAAGTCTCACACTTAACCTCCCTGATTGAAAAGGCCATTGAACACAAAGGTCTTTCACTGGTTGATGTACTGCAGCCATGTGTATCGTTCAATAAACTGAATACATTCAAGTGGTATTCTGAAAGGGTCTATGAAATGGATGATGCTGGTTATGAGTTAAACGATCGCGTGAAAGCATTTGAAAAGTCAATGGAATGGGGTGAAAAGATTCCTCTGGGTGTTTTCTATGTGAACGAGAAACCATGCTTTGATGATTATCTCGATGTTCTCAAATCAGGCCCTCTTTACAAGAATCCGCCAGCAACAGAAAAAGTGAATGAACTTATAGACGGCTTTATATGA
- a CDS encoding 2-oxoacid:acceptor oxidoreductase subunit alpha has translation MTIDLNIKVGGAAGQGLQTTGMALAKTLKKSGFHVFATQYYLSRVRGGHNTFKIRISDSPIAAMNEGVDLLLALDSDSIDKHLSEVNDGVVVVDADNVKVNSSSESIFHVPMLEIAKDVCGDKIYSNSVSMGAVIGLLCLDLSNLEEILKISFKKKGEEIIQKNISAAIAGYDFVKENYPGGCKFAINDPGEKEKMMLISGNEAVGLGALAAGVQFLAAYPMTPSTGVMTYVAANADKFNAVVEQAEDEIAALNMVLGASYAGARSMTTTSGGGFALMTEALGLAGITETPAVIFLCQRPGPATGLPTMTEQGDLQFVLTAAQGEFPRCILAPGTPEECFYLTAEAFNIADKYQIPVFVLSDQYLADSLFTSKRFDPSKITVQRHLLSDQDLRTKKEKYKRYKITPMGISPRALPGQEGVLVLSDSDEHDEFGHICEDAENRIKMNDKRMKKLELLSDEISVARVYGDPGAEISLIGWGSTCGPLAEVVDILKSQGKSVNHVHFTHIHPLPVEATRNLFSKAKKTVCVENNSTGQFARHLKLDADVKVTETILRYDGEPFSPEFIIAALKEKEVI, from the coding sequence GTGACAATAGATCTCAATATTAAAGTAGGGGGTGCAGCCGGCCAGGGTCTTCAAACCACCGGCATGGCCCTTGCCAAGACATTAAAGAAAAGTGGATTCCATGTTTTTGCAACGCAGTATTATCTTTCCAGGGTGCGCGGCGGACACAACACATTCAAGATTCGTATAAGTGATTCTCCAATTGCTGCAATGAATGAAGGTGTGGATCTGCTACTTGCACTGGATTCAGATTCCATCGACAAACACCTCTCAGAAGTAAACGATGGTGTGGTGGTTGTTGATGCGGATAACGTAAAAGTAAACAGCAGTTCCGAATCTATTTTCCACGTTCCGATGCTGGAAATCGCAAAGGACGTTTGCGGTGACAAAATTTATTCCAATTCAGTTTCCATGGGTGCTGTGATTGGTCTTCTGTGTCTTGACCTGTCTAACCTTGAGGAAATACTGAAAATTTCTTTCAAGAAAAAAGGCGAGGAAATTATACAGAAAAACATTAGTGCTGCAATAGCAGGTTATGATTTTGTTAAGGAAAATTACCCAGGTGGCTGCAAGTTTGCTATAAATGATCCCGGGGAGAAGGAAAAGATGATGCTCATAAGCGGTAACGAGGCAGTAGGCCTTGGTGCCCTTGCTGCAGGAGTACAGTTCCTTGCTGCGTATCCAATGACTCCTTCAACAGGTGTTATGACCTATGTGGCTGCAAATGCGGATAAATTTAATGCTGTTGTGGAACAGGCAGAAGATGAGATTGCAGCACTTAACATGGTACTTGGTGCTTCTTATGCGGGAGCTCGTTCCATGACTACCACTTCTGGAGGAGGATTTGCCCTTATGACTGAGGCTCTTGGATTGGCGGGCATCACAGAAACTCCGGCTGTAATATTCCTATGTCAGCGTCCAGGTCCTGCAACAGGTCTTCCAACTATGACTGAGCAGGGGGATCTTCAGTTTGTCCTGACGGCTGCACAGGGTGAATTCCCAAGATGTATACTTGCACCGGGAACGCCGGAAGAATGTTTCTATCTGACTGCTGAAGCTTTTAACATTGCTGACAAATACCAGATTCCTGTATTTGTGCTGAGTGACCAGTACCTTGCAGATTCTCTTTTCACTTCAAAGAGATTTGATCCATCAAAAATAACTGTGCAACGTCACCTTCTTTCCGATCAGGATCTGAGAACAAAGAAAGAAAAGTATAAACGCTACAAAATTACTCCCATGGGAATATCTCCGCGTGCTTTGCCAGGTCAGGAGGGAGTTCTTGTTCTTTCTGACAGTGACGAACATGATGAGTTCGGTCACATATGCGAGGATGCGGAAAACCGCATAAAAATGAATGATAAGCGCATGAAGAAACTGGAACTTCTCAGTGATGAGATATCCGTTGCCAGAGTTTATGGCGACCCCGGCGCTGAGATTTCTCTTATAGGGTGGGGTTCAACCTGCGGTCCTCTTGCAGAGGTTGTGGATATTCTGAAATCTCAGGGTAAGTCGGTAAATCACGTCCATTTCACTCATATCCATCCGCTTCCGGTTGAAGCAACCAGGAATTTATTCTCTAAAGCTAAAAAGACCGTTTGTGTGGAGAATAATTCCACCGGGCAGTTTGCCCGACATCTCAAGCTGGACGCAGATGTGAAAGTAACTGAAACAATTCTTAGATATGATGGAGAACCCTTCAGTCCCGAATTCATAATTGCTGCCCTTAAGGAAAAGGAGGTGATCTGA
- a CDS encoding ATPase domain-containing protein yields the protein MERMPTGIANLDKKISGGYPRGKGILITGVPGAGKTIFGLHFLHKSCMDGKKCVMVATEETPEDVLEQAAMLGLGLESFIEKGQLVIKQVIEFRTRSIAREAHLVDDFSDTEIDIIEETHLDRHMRLDQEGFNIEEIDIIDLVRLIPEDTDVAVIDNIGVLAFGLMPKEFRDKFDTINRMLAKQKTTALYIMDEAAYEMTHKIADYSTYGSVKLMVKENPYTGKNERFLSIPKMRSTKISLDITIFDITSAGISLKGSKAKLVEL from the coding sequence ATGGAAAGAATGCCCACAGGAATAGCAAACCTTGACAAAAAAATTAGTGGCGGTTATCCGAGAGGTAAAGGAATCCTTATTACAGGTGTACCGGGTGCTGGAAAAACTATTTTTGGATTGCACTTTCTCCATAAGTCATGCATGGACGGCAAAAAGTGTGTAATGGTTGCAACTGAAGAAACTCCGGAAGACGTACTGGAGCAGGCTGCGATGCTTGGCCTTGGACTGGAATCATTTATAGAGAAGGGACAGCTTGTAATAAAACAGGTCATAGAGTTTAGAACCCGTTCAATAGCCCGGGAAGCTCACCTCGTTGATGACTTCAGTGATACTGAGATTGACATTATCGAAGAAACCCATCTTGACAGGCATATGAGACTTGATCAGGAAGGTTTTAACATTGAGGAAATTGACATAATTGACCTCGTCAGATTGATACCTGAAGATACAGATGTGGCTGTTATTGATAATATAGGAGTGCTTGCATTTGGTCTGATGCCAAAGGAATTCAGGGATAAATTTGATACTATTAACCGTATGCTTGCAAAACAGAAGACAACAGCTCTTTACATAATGGATGAAGCTGCCTATGAGATGACTCATAAGATTGCAGATTATTCAACATACGGTTCTGTCAAGCTCATGGTTAAGGAAAATCCATATACAGGCAAAAATGAACGTTTCTTAAGCATACCAAAGATGAGAAGCACAAAAATATCCCTTGATATTACAATATTTGATATTACGTCTGCAGGAATCAGCCTTAAAGGTTCAAAGGCAAAACTTGTTGAACTTTGA
- a CDS encoding methanogen output domain 1-containing protein, producing the protein MVDDEIMNIELLKAYLEDDYSIVSATNGRDALDLVPEEKPDVILLDVMMPDLNGYQVCETLKGDPETQFIPVIMVTALSGRDDWISGIEAGADEFLTKPVNKMELLTRINSLLKLKKMHYDLLEERDKLNLQNKIRSVLTQIIPTLLRTLPAEQKSVVIHQMIDMVVESILENTDSGSRENGHEGIGDICCNIINQLGANFESGPGEEENTVFLIKGNVCPWGKEEAQLNPILCTISRGIFSRILDTYDQELEVEAIETMGNGDEQCLFQLNKIEY; encoded by the coding sequence ATCGTTGACGATGAGATCATGAATATAGAGTTGCTTAAAGCATATCTGGAAGATGATTACTCTATCGTATCTGCTACAAACGGCAGAGACGCACTTGATCTTGTTCCCGAGGAAAAACCTGATGTTATTCTTCTGGACGTTATGATGCCGGACCTTAACGGATATCAGGTATGTGAAACGTTAAAAGGTGATCCTGAAACCCAGTTTATTCCTGTTATTATGGTCACCGCACTTTCCGGCAGAGATGACTGGATATCCGGAATAGAGGCTGGTGCTGATGAGTTCCTGACAAAACCTGTAAACAAAATGGAACTGCTTACGCGTATAAATTCACTGCTGAAACTGAAGAAGATGCACTATGATCTGCTTGAGGAAAGGGATAAACTAAACCTTCAGAACAAAATAAGATCAGTGCTCACACAGATTATTCCGACATTACTTCGCACACTTCCAGCCGAACAGAAGAGTGTTGTTATTCACCAGATGATAGACATGGTAGTGGAATCTATTCTTGAAAATACAGATTCCGGAAGTCGTGAAAACGGACATGAGGGAATTGGAGATATATGCTGTAATATCATCAACCAGCTTGGCGCCAATTTTGAATCAGGTCCCGGCGAGGAGGAAAATACAGTATTCCTTATTAAAGGCAATGTATGCCCCTGGGGAAAAGAAGAAGCTCAGCTTAACCCAATTCTTTGTACCATTTCAAGAGGAATATTTTCAAGAATTCTTGACACCTATGATCAGGAACTTGAAGTTGAGGCTATTGAAACAATGGGAAATGGGGATGAACAATGTTTATTCCAGCTTAATAAAATAGAATATTAG
- a CDS encoding 5-(carboxyamino)imidazole ribonucleotide mutase — translation MVDIAIIMGSESDRSVANRVTGVLDGTDYSYDVQVISAHRNPDKLDEYVSQSDSKVYIAIAGLSAALPGVIASKTKKPVIGVPVSAKMMGLDALLSTAQMPPGVPVASVGVDNGANAAHLAIRILDLI, via the coding sequence ATGGTTGATATTGCAATAATAATGGGTTCCGAATCCGATCGTTCTGTTGCAAACAGAGTGACCGGAGTGCTTGATGGTACGGATTATTCATACGATGTCCAGGTAATTTCAGCTCACCGTAACCCGGACAAACTGGATGAGTATGTTTCTCAAAGTGATTCAAAAGTATACATTGCCATAGCAGGATTGTCTGCAGCGCTTCCGGGTGTCATTGCATCAAAAACAAAAAAGCCTGTAATCGGCGTTCCTGTGAGCGCAAAAATGATGGGTCTTGATGCATTGCTTTCAACAGCTCAGATGCCGCCCGGCGTTCCGGTAGCAAGTGTTGGTGTTGACAACGGCGCAAATGCTGCCCATCTGGCAATAAGAATATTGGATCTTATCTAA
- a CDS encoding chorismate mutase codes for MSTIKEVRTEIEQIDSEIMQLIHKRVGMAAKVLEAKKQEKININDPTQNNVVLDRAADAAIELNLDVSAVKEIYNILIRMNIERQQELRGEGNLP; via the coding sequence ATGTCCACTATCAAAGAAGTACGCACGGAAATAGAACAGATTGATAGCGAGATCATGCAGCTTATTCATAAGCGGGTAGGTATGGCTGCTAAGGTACTTGAAGCGAAGAAACAGGAAAAGATCAATATTAACGATCCGACACAGAATAATGTGGTTCTGGATCGTGCAGCAGATGCTGCAATAGAATTGAATCTTGATGTTTCTGCGGTAAAAGAAATATATAATATATTGATAAGGATGAACATCGAGCGTCAGCAGGAGCTGAGAGGCGAAGGTAATCTTCCTTAG